The following proteins are co-located in the Deinococcus metallilatus genome:
- a CDS encoding CobW family GTP-binding protein, translated as MTGPASAPKLDERIPVVVIGGFLGAGKTTLVNHLIRSLPRRLGVIVNEFGQTGVDGGLIERLQEDVTELTAGCLCCTGRDDLLRALVTIALREHKPDAVLVELSGVADPTPVLTTLLDRSVRAAFRLTTLVAVVDARHVLQTLQDHPEAARQLAYANVVVLNKTDLADPARLDHAEDVLRGMNPLARIVRVERGQVDAAALLARDDFDPRVLEDAQPVRHTPGLKTFTLRADRPLDPYRWQRFMTDFILTRPAEVLRVKGFLSLYGYPQRVLFQAVRDLFTADAWDEADGRAELVFIGRGLERAEYAAAFEACVTEAAPA; from the coding sequence ATGACCGGCCCCGCTTCCGCCCCCAAGCTGGATGAACGCATTCCCGTCGTGGTGATCGGCGGTTTTCTGGGGGCGGGCAAGACCACGCTGGTCAACCACCTGATCCGCTCGCTGCCGCGGCGCCTGGGCGTGATCGTGAACGAGTTCGGGCAGACCGGCGTGGACGGCGGCCTGATCGAGCGCCTTCAGGAGGACGTGACCGAACTCACGGCGGGCTGCCTGTGCTGCACGGGCCGGGACGACCTGCTGCGCGCGCTGGTCACCATCGCCTTACGGGAGCACAAGCCCGACGCCGTGCTGGTCGAACTCAGCGGTGTGGCCGACCCCACCCCGGTCCTGACCACGCTGCTCGACCGCTCGGTGCGTGCCGCCTTCCGCCTGACCACGCTGGTCGCGGTGGTGGATGCCCGGCACGTCCTCCAGACCCTGCAAGACCATCCCGAGGCCGCGCGGCAACTCGCCTACGCGAACGTCGTCGTGCTGAACAAGACCGATCTGGCCGACCCGGCCCGTCTGGACCACGCCGAGGATGTGCTGCGCGGGATGAACCCCCTGGCGCGGATCGTGCGGGTGGAGCGCGGGCAGGTGGACGCGGCGGCCCTCCTCGCCCGCGACGACTTCGACCCTCGGGTGCTGGAGGACGCGCAACCCGTGCGGCACACACCCGGCCTGAAGACCTTCACCCTGCGCGCCGACCGGCCCCTCGACCCGTACCGCTGGCAACGTTTCATGACCGACTTCATCCTCACGCGCCCCGCCGAGGTGCTGCGGGTGAAGGGGTTCCTGAGCCTGTACGGCTACCCGCAGCGCGTCCTGTTCCAGGCCGTGCGCGACCTCTTCACCGCCGATGCCTGGGACGAGGCCGACGGCAGGGCCGAACTGGTGTTTATCGGGCGCGGGTTGGAGAGGGCGGAATACGCGGCGGCGTTCGAGGCGTGTGTGACGGAGGCGGCCCCCGCCTGA
- a CDS encoding glycoside hydrolase family 10 protein gives MKTSPFLAALLVLTLAPLAAAQAPVAAPAVPDASPLPPAVPATPAALAPVTPAVLAPAPTPAPISSVRGLWVDAFGPGLKTRAQVSQTVEDAARLGVNALFVQAIRRADCLCRRSALPVVTDADLEKGFDPLAEITRLAHARGMRVIAWASVTGVANSQVPNSNPAHVFRQHGPDAGAASWLARRPDGSWREGSDGWLDPAIPEAADYIVAGVVSLVQNYPVDGVQLDRIRYPDGGAWGYDPKTLARYRAETGTRGTPAPTDVRWQNWKREQVTALVRRIALEVKAVRPTAWMSAATITYGPPPAPGDLAAFHKTRTYADVLQDWPTWMRDGLLDLNVLMNYKRDAVGDQGAWLDGWNAFAASVRAGAEVAGGTALYLNPPAVTASQATRTVQSGLGWVGYSYRTPTLDVYGTRQTTPQGLTAIRAALTVPGGALATPVPWTSQPRTLRGLIGRVVGTPTPGGRLVEALRDGQVVARTTTDGSGHYGFLTLPPGPVEVRVSGQRWAEPVPQTGVIRYPDLLVRDVQPAASGKP, from the coding sequence GTGAAGACCTCTCCCTTCCTCGCCGCGCTGCTGGTCCTGACGCTCGCTCCTCTGGCGGCGGCGCAGGCCCCGGTGGCCGCTCCGGCGGTCCCGGATGCCTCGCCGCTCCCCCCGGCGGTTCCAGCCACCCCGGCCGCCCTGGCCCCGGTGACCCCGGCCGTTCTGGCCCCGGCACCCACCCCCGCGCCGATCAGCAGCGTGCGGGGGTTGTGGGTGGACGCCTTCGGGCCGGGCCTGAAGACGCGGGCGCAGGTGAGCCAGACCGTCGAGGATGCCGCCCGGCTGGGCGTGAACGCGCTGTTCGTGCAGGCGATCCGCCGCGCCGATTGCCTGTGCCGCCGCTCTGCGCTGCCCGTCGTGACCGACGCCGATCTGGAAAAGGGCTTCGATCCGCTGGCCGAGATCACCCGCCTGGCCCACGCGCGGGGCATGCGCGTGATCGCCTGGGCGAGCGTGACGGGCGTGGCCAACAGCCAGGTGCCGAACAGCAATCCCGCGCACGTGTTCCGGCAACACGGGCCGGACGCGGGGGCGGCGTCGTGGCTGGCGCGGCGTCCGGACGGTTCCTGGCGGGAAGGCTCGGACGGCTGGCTGGACCCGGCGATTCCCGAAGCGGCGGACTATATCGTGGCGGGCGTGGTCAGCCTGGTGCAGAACTACCCGGTGGATGGGGTCCAGCTCGACCGCATCCGTTACCCGGACGGCGGGGCCTGGGGGTACGATCCCAAGACGCTGGCCCGCTACCGCGCGGAAACCGGCACGCGCGGCACCCCGGCCCCGACCGACGTGCGCTGGCAGAACTGGAAACGCGAGCAGGTCACGGCCCTGGTCCGCCGCATCGCCCTGGAGGTCAAGGCCGTGCGGCCCACTGCCTGGATGAGCGCGGCGACCATCACCTACGGCCCGCCGCCCGCGCCCGGTGACCTGGCCGCCTTTCACAAGACCCGCACCTATGCCGACGTGTTGCAAGACTGGCCCACCTGGATGCGGGACGGCTTGCTGGACTTGAATGTCCTGATGAACTACAAGCGCGACGCGGTGGGCGACCAGGGCGCCTGGCTGGACGGCTGGAACGCCTTTGCCGCCAGCGTGCGCGCGGGGGCGGAGGTCGCGGGCGGCACCGCGCTGTATCTCAATCCCCCCGCCGTGACCGCGTCCCAGGCGACCCGCACGGTGCAGTCGGGCCTGGGCTGGGTGGGGTACTCGTACCGCACGCCCACCCTGGACGTGTACGGCACCCGCCAGACCACCCCGCAGGGCCTGACCGCCATCCGCGCCGCGCTGACCGTCCCCGGCGGCGCCCTCGCCACGCCCGTTCCCTGGACCAGCCAGCCCCGCACCTTGCGCGGCCTGATCGGGCGCGTCGTCGGGACGCCCACGCCCGGGGGCCGCCTGGTGGAGGCCCTGCGCGACGGGCAGGTCGTGGCCCGCACCACCACCGACGGCAGCGGCCACTACGGCTTCCTGACCCTCCCCCCCGGTCCCGTCGAGGTGCGGGTCAGCGGCCAGCGATGGGCTGAACCTGTCCCCCAGACCGGCGTGATCCGCTATCCCGACCTGCTGGTCCGCGACGTGCAACCGGCGGCGAGCGGAAAGCCGTAG
- the metK gene encoding methionine adenosyltransferase, whose amino-acid sequence MRKFYTSESVSEGHPDKLADFISDSLLDEFLRQEPGSRVAVETLLTTGMAVVAGEVTAHNARVDVQKTVRDAVMKVGYTRANYGFDAEYSAVLVSIHEQSPEIAGGVNFSEEWREMSEEERTRPENAFSRIGAGDQGLMFGYATDETPELMPLPISLAHGLTRRLAELRKNGTLPYLRPDAKAQVTVVRDGEPHEATQTFVDTVVISTQHGDDVSQQQIRADMLEHVIPAVIPAELLTPDTKYFINPSGKFVIGGPHGDTGLTGRKIIVDTYGGAVPHGGGAFSGKDPTKVDRSAAYYARYIAKNIVAAGLARRALVEVAYAIGRAHPVSLRVDTYGTGTVSDEKLAELVRDHFDARPQAIIAQLDLRRPIYAQTAAYGHFGRPEFPWEQTDKVGALRVAAEGLKQEV is encoded by the coding sequence ATGCGGAAGTTTTACACGTCGGAGTCGGTATCGGAAGGCCACCCGGACAAGCTGGCGGATTTCATCTCGGACTCGCTGCTCGACGAGTTTCTGCGGCAGGAGCCGGGCAGCCGCGTGGCGGTCGAGACGTTGCTGACCACCGGCATGGCGGTCGTGGCGGGCGAGGTGACGGCGCATAACGCGCGGGTGGACGTGCAGAAGACGGTGCGCGACGCCGTGATGAAGGTGGGCTATACCCGCGCCAACTACGGCTTTGACGCCGAGTACAGCGCGGTGCTGGTGTCCATTCACGAGCAGAGTCCGGAGATCGCGGGCGGCGTGAACTTCTCCGAGGAATGGCGCGAGATGTCGGAAGAGGAGCGCACGCGGCCCGAGAACGCCTTCAGCCGCATCGGGGCGGGCGACCAGGGCCTGATGTTCGGCTACGCGACCGACGAGACGCCGGAACTGATGCCCCTGCCCATCTCGCTGGCGCACGGGCTCACGCGCCGCCTGGCCGAACTCCGCAAGAACGGCACGCTCCCCTACCTGCGCCCCGACGCCAAGGCTCAGGTCACAGTTGTCCGTGACGGCGAGCCGCACGAGGCCACCCAGACGTTCGTGGACACGGTCGTGATCAGCACCCAGCACGGCGACGACGTGAGCCAGCAGCAGATTCGCGCGGACATGCTCGAACACGTGATCCCCGCCGTGATCCCGGCGGAGCTGCTGACCCCCGACACCAAATACTTCATCAACCCCAGCGGCAAATTCGTGATTGGTGGCCCCCACGGCGACACCGGCCTGACCGGGCGCAAGATCATCGTGGATACCTACGGCGGGGCCGTTCCGCACGGCGGCGGCGCGTTCAGCGGCAAGGACCCGACCAAGGTGGACCGCTCGGCCGCCTACTACGCCCGCTACATCGCCAAGAACATCGTCGCGGCGGGCCTGGCACGGCGGGCACTGGTGGAGGTCGCCTACGCCATCGGGCGGGCGCACCCCGTTAGCCTGCGCGTGGACACCTACGGCACCGGCACCGTCAGCGACGAGAAACTGGCCGAACTGGTGCGCGACCACTTCGACGCGCGGCCCCAGGCGATCATCGCCCAGCTTGACCTCCGGCGCCCCATCTACGCGCAGACCGCCGCGTACGGACACTTCGGCCGCCCCGAATTCCCCTGGGAACAGACCGACAAGGTGGGGGCACTGCGTGTGGCCGCCGAGGGCTTGAAACAGGAAGTCTGA
- a CDS encoding superoxide dismutase has translation MKRFLALALPLALASCTMMLPGSPYTLGKQPAAGDLNPSGTVTGRVSGDTVMTQAQVMGLKPNQYYVAHYHNQGTASADPCSSGGPAIMSSKIVGMTDAGGRLTLMGSAPRADVMNATYFNIHTASDAQGTPADPGVACTAVKMGMMGM, from the coding sequence ATGAAGAGGTTCCTCGCGCTTGCCCTGCCCCTCGCCCTCGCTTCCTGCACCATGATGTTGCCCGGCAGCCCGTACACCCTGGGCAAGCAGCCCGCCGCCGGGGACCTGAACCCCAGCGGGACGGTCACGGGCAGAGTTTCCGGCGACACGGTGATGACCCAGGCGCAGGTCATGGGGCTGAAGCCCAACCAGTACTACGTGGCGCACTACCACAACCAGGGGACCGCCAGCGCCGACCCGTGCAGCAGCGGCGGCCCGGCGATCATGAGCAGCAAGATCGTCGGCATGACCGACGCTGGCGGGAGGCTGACGCTGATGGGCAGCGCCCCACGCGCCGACGTGATGAACGCCACCTACTTCAACATCCACACGGCCAGCGATGCCCAGGGCACGCCCGCCGATCCGGGGGTCGCCTGCACTGCCGTGAAGATGGGGATGATGGGGATGTAG
- a CDS encoding flavin reductase family protein — translation MTSTDSYGIPPYEFRQTLGRFASGVTIITATDGEARRGMTANAFVSVSLTPPLILVSVDNRAHMHGLLSGDGVTRFGVSVLSSTQRHLSDHFAGRPGPEDAVPWFDHEGLPLIGGGVAQLVCRKEQVIPAGDHTLYLGFVEYARYTDDDPLLYFRGQYHELG, via the coding sequence ATGACTTCCACCGACTCCTACGGCATTCCCCCCTATGAATTCCGGCAGACGCTCGGGCGCTTTGCGAGCGGCGTGACGATCATCACCGCGACGGATGGAGAGGCGCGGCGGGGCATGACCGCCAATGCCTTCGTGTCGGTCAGCCTGACGCCGCCGCTGATCCTGGTGAGTGTGGACAACCGCGCCCACATGCATGGCCTGCTCTCGGGGGACGGGGTCACGCGCTTTGGCGTGAGCGTCCTGAGCAGCACGCAGCGCCACCTGAGTGACCACTTCGCCGGTCGCCCCGGCCCCGAGGACGCCGTGCCCTGGTTCGACCACGAGGGCCTGCCCCTGATCGGCGGCGGCGTCGCGCAACTGGTGTGCCGCAAGGAGCAGGTTATTCCCGCCGGGGACCATACCCTCTACCTGGGCTTCGTCGAATACGCCCGCTACACGGACGACGACCCCCTGCTGTACTTCCGGGGGCAGTATCACGAGCTGGGATAG
- a CDS encoding GNAT family N-acetyltransferase: MPALLDLSPDHPHVIDLMNAQQRELRALYQDTDERTEPFDPAVLSGGGGALLAVEEGGALLACGALKRIGPDTAEVKRMYTLPEARGRGLGRQILTGLIERGRALGFRRLVLETGELQAEAIHLYESAGFRRIPNYGYYVGVEGSLCYELPLESPGRAAR; encoded by the coding sequence ATGCCCGCCCTGCTCGACCTTTCTCCCGACCATCCGCACGTCATTGACCTGATGAACGCCCAGCAGCGCGAGTTGCGGGCCCTCTACCAGGACACCGACGAGCGCACCGAACCCTTCGACCCGGCGGTCCTCTCCGGCGGGGGCGGCGCCCTGCTGGCGGTGGAGGAAGGCGGGGCGCTGCTGGCCTGTGGCGCCCTGAAACGGATCGGGCCGGACACGGCGGAGGTCAAACGCATGTATACCCTGCCGGAAGCGCGGGGCCGGGGCCTGGGACGCCAGATCCTGACCGGCCTGATCGAGCGGGGGCGGGCGCTGGGGTTCCGGCGGCTGGTGCTGGAAACGGGAGAATTGCAGGCGGAAGCGATCCATCTGTACGAGTCGGCGGGGTTCCGGCGCATCCCGAACTACGGGTACTACGTGGGCGTGGAGGGCAGCCTGTGCTACGAGTTGCCCCTGGAGTCGCCGGGCCGGGCCGCCCGGTGA
- a CDS encoding DUF3248 domain-containing protein, which produces MTGPSSPDLPPDLARQLEALGGQLVWRVGKDELSDDVIVRLGYASATPRFAHLPRLRSASDAELQAALAENRVVIEWVD; this is translated from the coding sequence ATGACTGGCCCCTCCTCTCCGGACCTGCCCCCGGACCTCGCCCGGCAACTGGAGGCGCTGGGCGGGCAACTGGTGTGGCGCGTCGGCAAGGACGAACTGAGTGACGACGTGATCGTGCGGCTGGGGTATGCGTCGGCCACGCCCCGCTTCGCGCACCTGCCCCGGCTCCGCAGCGCCTCGGACGCCGAGTTGCAGGCGGCCCTGGCCGAGAACCGTGTGGTGATCGAGTGGGTGGACTGA
- the coaD gene encoding pantetheine-phosphate adenylyltransferase, whose amino-acid sequence MNAVFPGSFDPVTSGHMDVLTRASRIFDHVTVTVMHNARKQGHHLFSLEERLEILREATGHLPSVSVDSFSGLLVDYMRQQQKGIIIRGLRAVSDYEYELQIAHLNRQIGEVETVFIMAATRWSFVSSTMVKEIASYGGNISEMVPRASAAALRRKFAEQYAEREVGLKSPSGEG is encoded by the coding sequence ATGAACGCCGTCTTTCCCGGCTCCTTCGATCCCGTCACCAGCGGTCATATGGACGTGCTGACGCGCGCCTCGCGCATCTTCGACCACGTCACCGTGACTGTGATGCACAACGCCCGCAAGCAGGGCCACCACCTCTTCAGCCTGGAGGAGCGGCTGGAGATCCTGCGGGAGGCGACCGGGCACCTGCCCAGCGTCAGCGTGGACAGCTTCAGCGGCCTGCTGGTGGACTACATGCGCCAGCAGCAAAAGGGCATTATCATCCGTGGCCTGCGCGCCGTCTCCGACTACGAATACGAACTCCAGATCGCGCACCTCAACCGCCAGATCGGGGAGGTCGAGACGGTGTTCATCATGGCCGCGACCCGCTGGAGCTTTGTCAGCAGCACGATGGTCAAGGAAATCGCCAGCTACGGCGGCAACATCAGCGAGATGGTGCCCCGGGCGAGCGCGGCGGCGCTGCGGCGCAAGTTCGCGGAACAGTACGCGGAAAGAGAGGTAGGCTTGAAAAGCCCCTCGGGGGAGGGCTGA
- the dnaX gene encoding DNA polymerase III subunit gamma/tau, which translates to MSALYQRARPINWDQVVGQEHVKDVLRAALEQGRVGHAYLFSGPRGVGKTTTARLIAMTANCTGPLPKPCGECESCLAVRAGSHPDVLEIDAASNNSVDDVRDLREKVGLAAMRGGKKIYILDEAHMMSRAAFNALLKTLEEPPGHVIFILATTEPEKIIPTILSRCQHYRFRRLTPEEIAGKLAGLTRREGVMAELEALHLIGRLADGAMRDGESLLERMLAAGTAVTRAGVEEALGLPPGERVRGIAGALVLGDAGAAITGAAELYREGFAARTVVEGLVAAFASALHAELGLEGEALEGADVPRLLKLQAALDEQEARFARSADQLSLELALTHALLAAEAGGGGGTVSVAAPASVPTDVTQRLNRLEKELASLRASGRGTAAPANEVPAFEPGGRRAAPVSEAPARAASAPPPAAAPAPVQGNWADVTRQASMQLRAFLKPARMHAEPGYVSLTYDEKSSFHAKQIAGKFDEVAALVLKVFGPVTFELIAPEGNRRVNLGGRGPDGGGGGGIPAPSAPSGPAPTPARNEPPGATVPEGSAPQPAARPRASRGPAFAPLQGPTAPQAQRNPAGAATATLDAPAPLRPAPPPSPDDVAPAPLPDAAAAPWEEEHAADPPPAPADAQAGDRVPPPGTARELYIVEAITEEPDWGDIGGAVEGPPPSLEDAPFAGAVPARPVPASRPEPRPTAQAAAPARPGDIRAHPMYEEIKGRFSGRVREIGKNRNPQPAATGADEGEEEGA; encoded by the coding sequence ATGAGCGCCCTCTACCAACGCGCCCGACCGATCAACTGGGATCAGGTGGTGGGCCAGGAACACGTCAAGGACGTGCTGCGCGCGGCGCTGGAGCAGGGGCGGGTGGGGCACGCCTACCTCTTCAGTGGGCCGCGCGGCGTGGGCAAGACCACCACGGCCCGCCTGATTGCCATGACGGCCAACTGCACCGGGCCGCTGCCGAAGCCCTGCGGCGAGTGCGAGAGCTGTCTCGCGGTGCGGGCCGGGTCGCACCCCGACGTGCTGGAAATCGACGCGGCCAGCAACAACTCGGTGGACGACGTGCGCGACCTGCGCGAGAAAGTCGGCCTCGCGGCGATGCGCGGCGGCAAGAAGATCTACATTCTCGACGAGGCGCACATGATGAGCCGCGCGGCCTTCAACGCGCTGCTCAAGACGCTGGAGGAACCGCCCGGCCACGTGATCTTTATCCTGGCGACCACCGAGCCGGAAAAGATCATCCCGACGATCCTCAGCCGTTGCCAGCACTACCGCTTCCGCCGCCTGACGCCCGAGGAGATCGCCGGAAAACTGGCGGGCCTGACCCGGCGCGAGGGCGTGATGGCCGAGCTGGAGGCCCTGCACCTGATCGGGCGCCTGGCCGACGGCGCGATGCGCGACGGCGAGAGCCTGCTAGAGCGGATGCTGGCGGCGGGCACGGCGGTGACGCGCGCCGGGGTGGAGGAGGCGCTGGGCCTGCCACCGGGGGAGCGCGTGCGCGGGATTGCCGGGGCACTGGTGCTGGGGGACGCGGGCGCGGCCATCACCGGAGCCGCCGAGCTGTACCGCGAGGGCTTCGCGGCCCGCACGGTCGTGGAGGGCCTGGTGGCGGCCTTCGCCTCGGCCCTGCACGCCGAACTGGGCCTGGAGGGCGAGGCCCTGGAGGGCGCGGACGTGCCCCGCCTGCTGAAGCTCCAGGCCGCGCTGGACGAGCAGGAGGCCCGCTTTGCCCGCTCGGCGGACCAGCTCAGTCTGGAACTGGCGCTGACGCACGCGCTCCTGGCCGCCGAGGCGGGTGGGGGAGGGGGAACGGTCAGTGTGGCGGCCCCCGCCAGCGTCCCCACCGACGTGACGCAGCGCCTGAATCGGCTGGAAAAGGAACTGGCGAGTCTGCGCGCGAGTGGGCGGGGGACGGCGGCCCCGGCGAATGAGGTGCCTGCCTTCGAGCCGGGTGGACGCCGGGCGGCTCCTGTCAGTGAGGCTCCGGCCCGCGCCGCGTCCGCTCCGCCGCCTGCGGCCGCGCCCGCTCCGGTGCAGGGCAACTGGGCCGACGTGACCCGGCAGGCCAGCATGCAACTGCGCGCCTTCCTCAAGCCTGCCCGGATGCACGCCGAACCCGGTTACGTCAGCCTCACCTACGACGAGAAGAGCAGCTTTCACGCCAAGCAGATCGCCGGAAAGTTCGACGAGGTCGCCGCGCTGGTCCTGAAGGTCTTCGGCCCGGTCACCTTCGAGCTGATCGCGCCGGAGGGAAACCGGCGGGTGAATCTCGGAGGGCGCGGCCCCGACGGCGGTGGGGGAGGCGGGATTCCTGCGCCCTCCGCACCGTCCGGCCCCGCGCCCACCCCGGCCCGCAATGAGCCACCGGGAGCTACCGTCCCCGAGGGTTCCGCCCCCCAGCCTGCTGCCCGGCCCCGCGCCTCACGCGGCCCGGCGTTTGCCCCCCTGCAAGGGCCGACCGCTCCCCAGGCCCAGCGGAACCCGGCTGGGGCGGCCACCGCCACCCTCGACGCGCCCGCCCCCCTGCGCCCCGCGCCGCCCCCCAGCCCGGACGACGTGGCCCCCGCGCCGCTGCCTGACGCCGCAGCCGCCCCCTGGGAGGAAGAACACGCCGCCGATCCGCCCCCGGCCCCCGCCGACGCGCAGGCCGGGGACCGCGTGCCTCCGCCCGGCACGGCCCGCGAGCTGTACATCGTGGAGGCGATCACCGAGGAACCCGACTGGGGGGACATCGGCGGCGCGGTGGAGGGGCCGCCGCCCAGCCTGGAGGACGCGCCCTTCGCAGGCGCGGTGCCTGCCCGCCCGGTCCCGGCCTCCCGGCCCGAACCCCGCCCCACCGCCCAGGCCGCCGCCCCCGCCCGCCCCGGCGACATCCGCGCGCACCCGATGTACGAGGAGATCAAGGGCCGCTTCTCCGGCCGCGTGCGCGAGATCGGCAAGAACCGCAATCCCCAGCCCGCCGCCACCGGAGCCGACGAGGGCGAGGAAGAAGGGGCGTAG
- a CDS encoding DUF3809 domain-containing protein, with the protein MLIEAQQSFTLAHPGGRAAALAFVRDAGKALARVRFLRGLSGDTRGVSGELIVPVPVLGEVDLPFHSLLTLTPDGATLTPQPVDGERAWVEVAGQAEADGAGTVTFLFHFRAHLYTPQAEGWGGAAFEKMVRAAAARTLERVAAELPAGIAAAMEADAERAGP; encoded by the coding sequence GTGCTGATCGAGGCGCAGCAATCCTTTACCCTGGCGCACCCCGGCGGAAGGGCCGCCGCCCTCGCGTTCGTCCGTGACGCGGGCAAGGCGCTGGCGCGGGTGCGCTTCCTGCGCGGCCTGAGCGGCGACACGCGCGGGGTCAGCGGGGAACTGATCGTGCCCGTCCCCGTGCTGGGGGAGGTGGACCTGCCCTTCCACAGCCTCCTGACGTTGACGCCGGACGGCGCGACCCTCACGCCGCAGCCCGTGGACGGTGAGCGGGCCTGGGTGGAGGTCGCCGGGCAGGCCGAGGCGGACGGCGCCGGGACGGTCACCTTTCTCTTTCACTTCCGCGCCCACCTGTACACTCCCCAGGCCGAGGGCTGGGGCGGCGCGGCCTTCGAGAAGATGGTGCGCGCGGCGGCGGCGCGCACGCTGGAGCGGGTGGCGGCGGAACTGCCTGCGGGGATTGCGGCGGCGATGGAGGCGGATGCGGAGAGGGCCGGGCCGTAG
- a CDS encoding RsmD family RNA methyltransferase — MSVRILGGSAKGRALKVPGSARPSGARIRKSLFDLLASRAPSGTFLDLHGGSGAVGLEAASRGYEVTLVEKDAGAARTLEENSRALGLPVRLLRGDALSLLPRLGEFDVVFSDPPYVQDIPRLAGRLLASSVVVPGGLLVCQHPDRLHLPDVPGYEREERVYGSNTLTLYVRDNIGPA; from the coding sequence GTGAGCGTCCGAATCCTGGGCGGCAGCGCGAAGGGCCGCGCCCTGAAAGTGCCCGGCAGTGCCCGGCCCAGCGGTGCCCGTATCCGCAAGAGCCTCTTTGACCTGCTGGCGTCCCGCGCGCCTTCCGGGACCTTCCTCGACCTGCACGGCGGCAGCGGCGCGGTGGGCCTGGAGGCCGCCAGCCGGGGCTACGAGGTGACCCTGGTGGAAAAGGACGCGGGGGCCGCCCGCACGCTGGAGGAGAACAGCCGCGCGCTGGGCCTGCCCGTCCGCCTCCTGCGCGGCGACGCCCTGAGCCTGCTGCCGCGCCTGGGCGAGTTCGACGTGGTGTTCAGCGACCCGCCCTACGTGCAGGACATCCCGCGCCTGGCTGGCCGACTCCTGGCCTCCAGCGTGGTCGTGCCCGGCGGCCTGCTGGTCTGCCAGCATCCCGACCGCCTCCACCTGCCCGACGTGCCCGGCTATGAGCGCGAGGAACGGGTCTACGGCAGCAACACCCTCACCCTCTATGTCCGGGATAACATCGGACCCGCATGA
- a CDS encoding PaaI family thioesterase, producing the protein MTPPEPALHPDLFLPTPEDLEFLTPEELAARLHGLQGTLGERLGIQLLTATRERVSARMPVEGNRQPAGRLHGGASLALAEELASIGTWLNLDVRRQVGVGVDVSGTHVRGVTGGFVTAEAVLAYRGRSVMVWTVEIRDERGRTTTLARCTCNVLTHAQG; encoded by the coding sequence ATGACCCCTCCTGAACCGGCATTGCATCCCGATCTCTTCCTGCCCACCCCCGAAGACCTGGAATTCCTGACGCCGGAAGAACTCGCCGCCCGCCTGCACGGCCTTCAGGGCACGCTGGGCGAGCGCCTGGGCATCCAGCTTCTCACCGCGACCCGTGAGCGCGTGAGCGCCCGGATGCCGGTCGAGGGCAACCGCCAGCCCGCCGGACGCCTGCATGGCGGCGCCAGTCTGGCCCTGGCCGAGGAACTCGCCAGCATAGGCACCTGGCTGAATCTGGACGTGCGGCGGCAGGTGGGCGTCGGCGTGGATGTCAGCGGCACGCACGTGCGCGGCGTGACGGGCGGCTTCGTCACCGCCGAAGCGGTTCTGGCCTACCGGGGTCGCAGCGTGATGGTGTGGACGGTCGAGATTCGCGACGAGCGGGGCCGGACGACGACGCTCGCGCGCTGTACCTGCAACGTGCTGACGCACGCCCAGGGCTGA